The nucleotide window GGATATCGACCAGCACGTTGGTAATGTTGGAGGCGATGACACTCGGTTCCGTCTGGCGGGTATTGCTCAGGATAATGATATAGATTCTATCATCCGGAAGCCTGAAGATTGTAGAGGCAAAACCGCTGGTACCGCCCAGGCCATAGATTAAATCGTGTCTGCTCTGGTCGCTTCTGACATAGACGCCGACGGCCCAGCCGTAGCCCGCTCTTCCCAACCCGGGCGTAAACATGAGCATTTTGCTTTTGTCCGATAACAGCTCACTGCCCGTCAGGCCCTCATTCCATTTGAACAGATCGAGGACCGTCGAATACATGCCGCCGGCGCCAACGGCAAATGCCTCATCCTGGTAGGGAGCATTTTCAAAATGATTGCCGGGCAGTCGATTGTAGCCCGATGCCATTTGAGACAGAATCCGCGTATGGTCGAGTATTAACCCGGTATCCCGCATGCCGAGCCTGTCAAGTATTCGCTCCCTCAACACGGCGCCAAACGCTTTGCCGGCGATATTTTCAACGATGGCCCCCAGCAAATTATACCCGTTATTACTGTAGCGGTATTCGGCGCCAGGTTCAAATTCAAGATTTGAACCGTTAGCGAATTCGACCAGCTGATCCATCGTATATGGCTCCCGGTAGTTATCATCTTCCCACCTTTGCGGAACCCCGGGTATCCCGGAAGAGTGGCTGAGCAGATGGTGAACGGTTACCTGGTCGCCAACTGGATTATCGAAGTCAGGCAGATACTTCGAAATGGGTGCGTGCAGGTCTATCCGACCTTCATCAACCAATTGTAGAATAAGGGCTGCGGTAAAGGCCTTGCCAAGAGACGCAATCCTGAATTTTGTTTTTGGTGTATTTTCTATACCCCATTCCAGATTCGCCAGCCCCAAGCCCGCCTGATAGATGATCTCGCTTTTGGCAGCGATCAATACCGAGCCTTGGAACATACCATACTCATGGTATTCTGCCAAGAGTTCATCGACGATGGAAAGCTTCTGACTCGCCGTGTAAGGGGGCGATTCACTGAGATTCGCACGTTCACATGAATAATTAACGGTTGCCAGCAGTATCACCAAGCTGGCGCGATGTAGTAATCTATTCATAGATGTCCTCTGGGCGGCCCTCTGTTGACGGATTATAATGCGGCTTCAAGGTTCAAGATATAAGACGTAAATGGCCAGGAGAAGGTTGGCTGAAGTGTTCCTCGACCTAACGGCTTATTAAGGCGAACGTTCAATCGAGAGACCTCATCGCCCCCAGGGGCGAGTGCGGTTTAGGCCGAAAGCACTTAGGTTTTCAAACTTGGGTACCGGAACCTGCAACTAGGCACCCTCGGCTATCGCTCTGGACACCGCCCGCAAACTTTCCCGGTAGCGATAGCCGGTGCCCCGGTGGCCGCCGTCGTGCTCCTCGTAGTGGTGACCGATGCCCAGCGCTTTCAGCCGCTCCACGAAAATCCGCGCCCCCAGGTGCAGGGCGTACTCATCGCGGCTGCCGGCGTCGAGCCACAGGAGTTGGAGGCTCTT belongs to Candidatus Neomarinimicrobiota bacterium and includes:
- a CDS encoding beta-lactamase family protein, which encodes MNRLLHRASLVILLATVNYSCERANLSESPPYTASQKLSIVDELLAEYHEYGMFQGSVLIAAKSEIIYQAGLGLANLEWGIENTPKTKFRIASLGKAFTAALILQLVDEGRIDLHAPISKYLPDFDNPVGDQVTVHHLLSHSSGIPGVPQRWEDDNYREPYTMDQLVEFANGSNLEFEPGAEYRYSNNGYNLLGAIVENIAGKAFGAVLRERILDRLGMRDTGLILDHTRILSQMASGYNRLPGNHFENAPYQDEAFAVGAGGMYSTVLDLFKWNEGLTGSELLSDKSKMLMFTPGLGRAGYGWAVGVYVRSDQSRHDLIYGLGGTSGFASTIFRLPDDRIYIIILSNTRQTEPSVIASNITNVLVDIPPNPISPPE